In Papaver somniferum cultivar HN1 chromosome 1, ASM357369v1, whole genome shotgun sequence, a genomic segment contains:
- the LOC113295653 gene encoding probable solanesyl-diphosphate synthase 3, chloroplastic isoform X2 yields the protein MMSLTCQNIGRARYDMVSCGCSSSSSFSKKNLIKTSINLNKGFELHKFKFVSSKRDVSLFGKKAFSTKSPEALLNVVPQGPASVFEPNSSDRILVSSLLEVVAEDLLTLNKNLQSIVGAENPVLMSAAEQIFGAGGKRMRPALVFLVARATAQIAELKELTSEHRRLAEIIEMIHTASLIHDDVLDDSDMRRGKDTIHQLYGTRVAILAGDFMFAQSSWYLANLENIEVIKLISQVIKDFASGEIRQASSLFDCDVTLEEYLIKSYFKTASLIAASTKGAAIFSGVERNICEQMYEYGKNLGLSFQVVDDILDFTQSAEQLGKPAGLDLAKGNLTAPVIFALEREPKLREIIDSEFSEDGSFNKAVELIIKCEGIKRAQELAKEKANLAIQNLQCLPLGEFRSSLEGMVMYNLERID from the exons ATGATGTCTTTGACATGTCAAAACATCGGTCGGGCTCGGTACGATATGGTTTCCTGTGggtgttcttcttcatcttctttttctaagAAGAATTTGATTAAGACAAGTATTAATCTTAATAAAGGATTTGAATTGCACAAGTTCAAGTTCGTTAGCAGTAAACGGGATGTTTCTCTCTTCGGAAAAAAAGCTTTTTCGACAAAGTCTCCTGAAGCATTGCTTAATG TGGTTCCTCAAGGTCCTGCATCAGTGTTTGAGCCTAATTCTAGTGACCGGATTTTGGTGTCATCTCTATTAGAAGTGGTTGCTGAGGATCTTCTAACTTTAAACAAGAACTTACAGTCG ATTGTTGGTGCAGAAAACCCGGTTCTGATGTCTGCAGCTGAGCAAATATTTGGTGCTGGtggaaaaagaatgaggccagCTTTAGTATTCCTAGTGGCAAGAGCTACTGCACAGATAGCAGAGTTAAA GGAACTTACCTCAGAACATAGACGCCTAGCAGAAATCATTGAAATGATTCATACGGCAAGTTTAATTCACGATGATGTATTAGATGACAGTGATATGCGAAGAG GAAAGGACACCATTCACCAGCTATATGGTACTAGGGTTGCAATCCTAGCGGGAGATTTCATGTTTGCGCAGTCATCATGGTACCTTGCGAATCTTGAAAACATTGAAGTTATTAAGCTCATCAGTCAG GTAATTAAAGATTTCGCAAGTGGTGAAATAAGGCAAGCATCTAGTCTCTTTGACTGTGATGTCACTCTTGAAGAATATTTGATCAAAAGTTACTTTAAAACAGCTTCCTTGATTGCAGCGAGCACAAAAGGTGCTGCAATTTTCAGTGGAGTTGAAAGAAACATCTGTGAGCAAATGTACGAATACGGAAAAAATTTAGGTCTCTCATTCCAAGTCGTGGATGACATTTTGGATTTCACACAATCGGCAGAACAGCTAGGGAAACCTGCTGGACttgatttggctaaggggaaccttACTGCACCCGTGATTTTCGCCTTAGAAAGAGAACCAAAGCTTAGAGAGATTATAGATTCTGAATTCAGTGAAGATGGTTCTTTTAATAAAGCAGTTGAGTTAATCATAAAATGTGAAGGAATCAAGAGAGCTCAAGAACTAGCAAAAGAAAAGGCTAATTTAGCCATTCAAAACTTGCAATGCCTTCCATTAGGTGAATTTAGGTCTTCACTCGAGGGGATGGTGATGTATAATTTAGAGCGAATTGATTAG
- the LOC113295653 gene encoding probable solanesyl-diphosphate synthase 3, chloroplastic isoform X1: protein MMSLTCQNIGRARYDMVSCGCSSSSSFSKKNLIKTSINLNKGFELHKFKFVSSKRDVSLFGKKAFSTKSPEALLNVVPQGPASVFEPNSSDRILVSSLLEVVAEDLLTLNKNLQSIVGAENPVLMSAAEQIFGAGGKRMRPALVFLVARATAQIAELKELTSEHRRLAEIIEMIHTASLIHDDVLDDSDMRRAGKDTIHQLYGTRVAILAGDFMFAQSSWYLANLENIEVIKLISQVIKDFASGEIRQASSLFDCDVTLEEYLIKSYFKTASLIAASTKGAAIFSGVERNICEQMYEYGKNLGLSFQVVDDILDFTQSAEQLGKPAGLDLAKGNLTAPVIFALEREPKLREIIDSEFSEDGSFNKAVELIIKCEGIKRAQELAKEKANLAIQNLQCLPLGEFRSSLEGMVMYNLERID, encoded by the exons ATGATGTCTTTGACATGTCAAAACATCGGTCGGGCTCGGTACGATATGGTTTCCTGTGggtgttcttcttcatcttctttttctaagAAGAATTTGATTAAGACAAGTATTAATCTTAATAAAGGATTTGAATTGCACAAGTTCAAGTTCGTTAGCAGTAAACGGGATGTTTCTCTCTTCGGAAAAAAAGCTTTTTCGACAAAGTCTCCTGAAGCATTGCTTAATG TGGTTCCTCAAGGTCCTGCATCAGTGTTTGAGCCTAATTCTAGTGACCGGATTTTGGTGTCATCTCTATTAGAAGTGGTTGCTGAGGATCTTCTAACTTTAAACAAGAACTTACAGTCG ATTGTTGGTGCAGAAAACCCGGTTCTGATGTCTGCAGCTGAGCAAATATTTGGTGCTGGtggaaaaagaatgaggccagCTTTAGTATTCCTAGTGGCAAGAGCTACTGCACAGATAGCAGAGTTAAA GGAACTTACCTCAGAACATAGACGCCTAGCAGAAATCATTGAAATGATTCATACGGCAAGTTTAATTCACGATGATGTATTAGATGACAGTGATATGCGAAGAG CAGGAAAGGACACCATTCACCAGCTATATGGTACTAGGGTTGCAATCCTAGCGGGAGATTTCATGTTTGCGCAGTCATCATGGTACCTTGCGAATCTTGAAAACATTGAAGTTATTAAGCTCATCAGTCAG GTAATTAAAGATTTCGCAAGTGGTGAAATAAGGCAAGCATCTAGTCTCTTTGACTGTGATGTCACTCTTGAAGAATATTTGATCAAAAGTTACTTTAAAACAGCTTCCTTGATTGCAGCGAGCACAAAAGGTGCTGCAATTTTCAGTGGAGTTGAAAGAAACATCTGTGAGCAAATGTACGAATACGGAAAAAATTTAGGTCTCTCATTCCAAGTCGTGGATGACATTTTGGATTTCACACAATCGGCAGAACAGCTAGGGAAACCTGCTGGACttgatttggctaaggggaaccttACTGCACCCGTGATTTTCGCCTTAGAAAGAGAACCAAAGCTTAGAGAGATTATAGATTCTGAATTCAGTGAAGATGGTTCTTTTAATAAAGCAGTTGAGTTAATCATAAAATGTGAAGGAATCAAGAGAGCTCAAGAACTAGCAAAAGAAAAGGCTAATTTAGCCATTCAAAACTTGCAATGCCTTCCATTAGGTGAATTTAGGTCTTCACTCGAGGGGATGGTGATGTATAATTTAGAGCGAATTGATTAG